In Candidatus Contubernalis alkalaceticus, the following proteins share a genomic window:
- a CDS encoding ABC transporter permease subunit — protein sequence MNNMRTNLLNNIPQLFISTFLVVMVIVAGFIDIPVGGLISDSLVRLVMNGVLVLSMVPMLNAGLGINYGLPVGIVAGLLGMSIAVNFNFFGIFGFLGSIIISLPIAVLFGMLYAKILEAVKGREEIAGIFIGFSLIYLMSFFWAVAPFTNPQMLYPIGGQGMRPTIGLSNFFGKSLNELWLLNIRSLTLPLGMLIFFVLLCLLVYLFFKTKVGMAITAVGENETFARLSGIDIRKMRTLAVIISTVLGAAGICVYAQSYGFLELYNAPLMMAFPAASAVLIGGARRGRTTVLQVVAGAFLFQSIYVFSTPLANRLMVPEASEIMRVMITNMVILYALLYEGGRAKIEKN from the coding sequence ATGAATAATATGAGAACAAATTTGTTAAATAATATTCCCCAACTATTTATAAGTACTTTTCTGGTGGTGATGGTGATTGTTGCGGGATTTATAGATATCCCCGTTGGTGGTTTAATCAGTGATTCGTTAGTTCGGCTGGTAATGAACGGAGTGCTGGTGCTGTCTATGGTACCCATGCTTAATGCCGGACTGGGCATTAACTATGGTTTGCCGGTGGGTATTGTTGCCGGTCTCTTAGGAATGAGCATCGCAGTTAATTTTAATTTTTTTGGTATTTTCGGGTTTTTGGGGTCCATTATTATATCACTGCCTATTGCTGTATTATTTGGTATGTTATATGCAAAAATTTTAGAAGCAGTTAAGGGAAGGGAAGAAATAGCCGGCATTTTTATTGGCTTTTCGTTGATTTATTTGATGAGTTTCTTTTGGGCTGTAGCGCCCTTTACGAACCCTCAGATGCTGTATCCCATAGGTGGTCAGGGTATGCGACCTACCATTGGCCTGAGTAACTTTTTTGGAAAATCATTGAATGAGCTGTGGCTTCTCAATATTAGAAGTTTAACTCTTCCCTTGGGAATGTTGATTTTTTTTGTTCTTCTTTGTCTATTGGTTTATTTATTTTTTAAGACCAAAGTAGGGATGGCCATTACAGCCGTAGGGGAAAATGAAACCTTTGCCCGTTTGTCCGGAATTGATATTCGAAAAATGAGGACTCTGGCGGTAATTATTTCTACAGTACTGGGAGCAGCGGGAATTTGTGTATATGCTCAAAGTTACGGTTTCCTGGAACTGTACAATGCTCCGCTTATGATGGCTTTTCCTGCCGCCTCCGCTGTCCTCATCGGAGGAGCCCGGAGAGGGAGAACTACTGTCTTGCAGGTGGTGGCAGGCGCTTTTCTATTTCAGTCTATATATGTGTTCTCCACGCCCCTGGCCAACAGGCTGATGGTGCCGGAGGCTTCAGAAATAATGAGGGTAATGATTACTAACATGGTAATCCTATACGCCCTGCTGTATGAAGGGGGGAGAGCAAAAATTGAAAAAAATTAA